From the Quercus lobata isolate SW786 chromosome 6, ValleyOak3.0 Primary Assembly, whole genome shotgun sequence genome, one window contains:
- the LOC115949769 gene encoding uncharacterized protein LOC115949769, with protein MSVARFSTKDNDRESKKSRKGASPVLGFSDKDKIETIQPHNDALVVTLRIGGFDVKRVLVDQGSAVEVMYPDLYRGLNLKPEDRTSYDSPLVSFERKIVTPRDQIRLPIQTGSDVVEVDFIVVDAYSPYTAIMARP; from the coding sequence ATGTCTGTGGCTCGGTTCTCCACCAAGGACAACGATCGGGAGTCTAAAAAGTCCAGGAAGGGAGCCTCACCTGTGCTGGGATTCTCGGACAAGGATAAGATCGAAACCATCCAACCCCACAATGATGCTCTGGTAGTTACACTCAGGATTGGGGGGTTTGATGTGAAGAGAGTACTGGTAGACCAGGGTAGTGCtgtggaagtaatgtacccTGACCTGTACAGGGGGCTGAACCTAAAGCCTGAAGACCGAACGTCGTATGATTCCCCTTTAGTGAGTTTCGAAAGGAAAATCGTTACACCAAGGGACCAGATCAGATTGCCCATACAGACCGGTTCGGacgtggtggaggtggatttcatTGTGGTCGACGCCTATTCGCCTTACACAGCTATAATGGCTAGACCTTGA